One window of Posidoniimonas polymericola genomic DNA carries:
- a CDS encoding acyltransferase — translation MFLKLARRTAQLPFKTMEALFIRLPYFHFVRNTRDALSPNTFRDWFRQELLGVNIGPYWPIHTSSKVTEWKNILIGIDTSPGIMPGCYIQGIGKVTVGDYTRVGPNVSIISANHSLSDLRQHEPQEVRIGAYCWLGAGSVVLPGVELGDFTIVGAGAIVTKSYPQGFCVLAGNPAVPIKSLSAEECVRYRHRDEYHGFIAARDFSAYRKNTLRV, via the coding sequence ATGTTTCTTAAGCTCGCGCGCCGTACCGCTCAGCTCCCATTCAAGACGATGGAAGCTCTATTTATTCGCCTTCCCTATTTTCATTTCGTGCGCAACACGCGAGACGCGCTTAGCCCCAACACGTTCAGAGATTGGTTTCGCCAAGAACTGCTGGGCGTGAATATTGGTCCATATTGGCCCATTCACACATCCAGCAAAGTGACGGAATGGAAGAATATTCTGATAGGAATTGACACGTCGCCGGGAATCATGCCTGGCTGCTACATCCAAGGCATCGGAAAGGTGACGGTTGGAGACTATACGCGGGTGGGCCCGAACGTATCAATCATTAGCGCAAATCACAGCCTTTCTGATCTGCGGCAACATGAGCCGCAGGAGGTGAGAATTGGAGCATATTGCTGGCTTGGTGCCGGCAGTGTCGTGCTACCGGGAGTCGAACTCGGCGATTTCACTATCGTCGGCGCCGGCGCGATCGTAACGAAGTCTTACCCGCAAGGCTTCTGTGTACTGGCCGGCAATCCGGCAGTCCCTATAAAGTCCCTGAGCGCCGAAGAGTGTGTCCGTTATCGGCACCGCGATGAATACCACGGCTTCATTGCGGCCCGCGACTTTTCAGCGTATCGCAAGAACACTCTTCGCGTTTAA
- a CDS encoding sulfotransferase family protein, producing the protein MPALPTFITIGAMKCGTTSLHDYLSRHPSFSMSQPKELDFFVGRCSSNSMEWYCSHFDASKQFRGESSQNYTKAHSPLYAGAAERVASVLPNCKLIYLVRDPIARYQSHKLETLYGETRRDIAWAKENNHYVKTGLYYYQLSHYLNYFSLEQVMVVDLADLKDRRLDTMNAIFRFLGASELDNPGVFDFQSNSFAEKVAPRFIRENIAYRVANRIAPKLTASVFSSDRVRRTLMPNSRPTPLTEGEKDRLSSIFEPDVNKLRKLLGRDFSDWAV; encoded by the coding sequence ATGCCAGCACTTCCCACTTTCATCACGATTGGAGCCATGAAATGCGGCACCACCAGCCTTCACGACTACCTGAGTCGACATCCAAGCTTCAGCATGTCCCAGCCGAAGGAGCTGGATTTTTTCGTCGGTCGCTGTTCAAGCAACTCGATGGAGTGGTACTGTTCCCACTTTGACGCCAGCAAGCAATTTCGCGGTGAATCGTCGCAAAACTATACAAAGGCTCACTCTCCGTTATACGCAGGAGCCGCAGAGCGAGTAGCGTCTGTTCTACCTAATTGCAAACTGATCTATTTAGTCAGAGACCCAATCGCCCGCTATCAGTCTCATAAGCTGGAAACACTCTATGGTGAGACCCGTCGCGACATTGCCTGGGCTAAAGAAAATAACCACTACGTCAAGACCGGGCTCTACTACTACCAGCTATCGCACTATCTTAACTACTTTTCACTTGAGCAGGTGATGGTTGTCGATCTTGCCGACCTTAAAGATCGACGCCTTGACACCATGAACGCGATTTTCCGTTTCCTTGGAGCTTCGGAGTTGGACAACCCTGGGGTGTTCGACTTCCAGTCGAACTCGTTTGCGGAGAAGGTCGCTCCGCGGTTCATTCGCGAGAATATCGCCTATCGTGTGGCGAATCGCATAGCCCCCAAGTTGACAGCAAGTGTTTTCAGTTCCGATCGTGTTCGCAGAACGCTTATGCCCAACTCAAGACCAACACCTCTCACGGAAGGCGAGAAGGATCGATTGTCGTCGATCTTTGAACCCGACGTGAACAAGCTGCGCAAGTTGCTAGGCCGAGACTTCTCCGATTGGGCGGTCTAA
- a CDS encoding sulfotransferase family protein, protein MHPKVFCIGFHKTGTSSLGVALGRLGYRVTGPNGVHDPRIAENVHAMCYDLVEQFDAFQDNPWPIIYKDLDMRFPASKFILTIRRPEAWIRSQVKHFGRDVTPMRQWIYGVGCPEGNEPVYTKRFQDHNDEVIEYFKDRPHDLLVLDLAEGDGWEKLCPFLGARIPRKAFPHANKARDREGLSATLLSPARKFKTLLNGVWSRPS, encoded by the coding sequence ATGCATCCTAAAGTATTCTGTATTGGATTCCATAAGACGGGCACTTCTAGTCTTGGCGTAGCATTGGGGCGTCTTGGCTATCGTGTGACAGGCCCAAATGGGGTTCACGATCCAAGGATTGCGGAGAACGTTCACGCGATGTGCTACGACTTGGTAGAGCAGTTTGATGCATTTCAAGACAATCCTTGGCCAATCATCTACAAGGATCTCGATATGAGGTTTCCCGCCAGCAAATTCATCCTAACAATTAGACGCCCAGAAGCCTGGATAAGGAGTCAAGTCAAGCACTTTGGCCGAGATGTGACGCCAATGAGGCAATGGATTTATGGCGTTGGGTGCCCCGAGGGTAACGAGCCCGTGTATACCAAACGTTTTCAAGACCACAATGACGAAGTCATCGAGTACTTCAAGGACCGCCCGCATGACCTTCTTGTCCTAGATCTCGCCGAAGGGGATGGCTGGGAGAAACTATGCCCGTTCTTAGGGGCGAGAATTCCAAGAAAAGCATTTCCGCATGCCAATAAGGCCCGCGATAGAGAGGGCTTGAGTGCGACTCTGCTTTCGCCCGCAAGAAAATTCAAAACTCTACTGAACGGGGTTTGGAGTCGCCCATCATGA